The proteins below come from a single Asanoa ferruginea genomic window:
- a CDS encoding ABC-F family ATP-binding cassette domain-containing protein, which produces MITATGLELRAGSRILLSDTTLRVQPGDRIGLVGRNGAGKTTTLKVLAGEGTPYTGAVERTSVVGYLPQDPRTGDLEVTARDRVLSARGLDALLSEMNAVEAKLAEDPTDALVRRYGSLEERFASLGGYAAEAEAARICANLGLPDRVLAQTIGTLSGGQRRRIELARILFQDAGEEGTGILLLDEPTNHLDADSIVWLRGYMAAHKGGLIVISHDVSLLDAVVNKVWYLDANRSVVDSYNVGWKTYLEQRETDERRRRRERANAEKKAGALKAQADKMRAKATKAVAAQNMAKRAEKLLSGLEDQRVNDRVAKVRFPEPAPCGRTPLTAAGLSKSYGSLEIFTDVDVAVDKGSRVAILGLNGAGKTTLLRMLAGILTPDTGEVVAGHGLRLGYYAQEHETLDVDRTVLEHMRSAAADQTDGDLRRILGAFLFSGDDVSKPAGVLSGGEKTRLALATLVCSGANVLLLDEPTNNLDPISREQVLDAIARYPGAIVLVTHDPGAVLALKPDRAILLPDGDEDAWSDDLLELVELA; this is translated from the coding sequence ATGATCACTGCCACCGGGCTGGAACTTCGCGCCGGTTCGCGGATCCTGCTGTCCGACACCACCCTGCGGGTGCAGCCCGGCGACCGGATCGGCCTGGTCGGTCGCAACGGCGCGGGCAAGACCACCACCCTGAAGGTCCTGGCCGGCGAGGGCACCCCCTACACGGGCGCGGTCGAGCGCACCAGCGTCGTCGGGTATCTGCCGCAGGACCCGCGTACCGGAGACCTCGAGGTCACCGCCCGCGACCGGGTCCTGTCCGCCCGCGGCCTGGACGCCCTGCTGTCCGAGATGAACGCCGTCGAGGCCAAGCTCGCCGAGGACCCGACCGACGCCCTGGTCCGCCGCTACGGCTCACTCGAGGAGCGGTTCGCGTCGCTCGGTGGCTACGCGGCCGAGGCCGAGGCCGCCCGGATCTGCGCCAACCTCGGCCTGCCCGACCGGGTGCTGGCCCAGACCATCGGCACCCTCTCCGGTGGCCAGCGCCGCCGGATCGAACTCGCCCGCATCCTCTTCCAGGACGCGGGGGAGGAGGGCACCGGCATCCTGCTCCTCGACGAGCCCACCAACCACCTCGACGCCGACTCGATCGTCTGGCTGCGCGGTTACATGGCCGCGCACAAGGGCGGCCTGATCGTGATCAGCCACGATGTCTCGCTGCTCGACGCGGTGGTCAACAAGGTCTGGTACCTCGACGCCAACCGATCAGTGGTCGACAGCTACAACGTCGGCTGGAAGACCTACCTGGAGCAGCGCGAGACCGACGAGCGGCGGCGCCGCCGGGAGCGGGCCAACGCCGAGAAGAAGGCCGGCGCGCTCAAGGCCCAGGCCGACAAGATGCGGGCCAAGGCGACGAAGGCGGTCGCCGCGCAGAACATGGCGAAGCGGGCCGAGAAGCTGCTCTCCGGCCTCGAAGACCAGCGGGTCAACGACCGGGTCGCCAAGGTGCGCTTCCCGGAGCCGGCGCCCTGCGGGCGTACCCCCTTGACGGCTGCTGGTTTGTCCAAGTCTTACGGGTCGCTGGAGATCTTCACCGATGTTGACGTGGCCGTCGACAAGGGCTCCCGGGTCGCCATCCTCGGCCTCAACGGTGCCGGCAAGACCACCCTGCTGCGGATGCTGGCCGGCATCCTCACTCCCGACACCGGCGAGGTGGTCGCCGGGCACGGGCTGCGGCTGGGCTACTACGCCCAGGAGCACGAGACGCTCGACGTCGACCGCACCGTGCTCGAGCACATGCGCTCGGCGGCGGCCGACCAGACCGACGGCGACCTGCGCCGGATCCTCGGCGCGTTCCTGTTCAGCGGCGACGACGTGAGCAAGCCGGCGGGCGTGCTCTCCGGTGGCGAGAAGACCCGGCTGGCGCTGGCCACGCTGGTCTGTTCCGGCGCCAACGTGCTGCTGCTCGACGAGCCGACCAACAACCTCGACCCGATCAGCCGGGAGCAGGTGCTCGACGCGATCGCCCGCTACCCGGGTGCGATCGTGCTGGTCACCCACGACCCGGGCGCGGTGCTGGCCCTCAAGCCCGACCGGGCGATCCTGCTACCCGACGGCGACGAAGACGCCTGGAGCGACGACCTGCTGGAGCTCGTCGAGCTCGCCTAG
- the ypfJ gene encoding KPN_02809 family neutral zinc metallopeptidase has translation MELNERADVDTSQIEDRRGSGGGGGGGGRFPIPTSGGGIVGLIVTLIAVLVGGGFGVNAITSDEPADNGAIQQHCDAADKLEQLDCRNTLYVNSIQAWWTKRLPESFGEQYQPAPTVFFDQQVNTGCGAADSGVGPFYCPADHKVYIDLTFYQVLADQLGAKGEFAQPYVLAHEYGHHIQSLIGTEATMRRQQERDPGDANELSVKLELQADCYAGAWAKNATGTADADGDPIFKSITDQDIKEGLDTAAAIGDDTLQKQAGQQVNPDAFTHGTSAQRQQWFRTGYDGGDPKACDTFAK, from the coding sequence GTGGAACTGAACGAGAGAGCCGATGTCGACACCAGCCAGATCGAGGACCGGCGCGGCTCCGGCGGAGGAGGTGGTGGCGGCGGCCGCTTCCCCATCCCCACCAGCGGCGGCGGCATCGTCGGCCTGATCGTGACGTTGATCGCGGTGCTGGTCGGCGGTGGGTTCGGTGTGAACGCCATCACCAGCGACGAGCCGGCCGACAATGGCGCGATCCAGCAGCACTGTGACGCGGCCGACAAGCTGGAGCAGCTGGACTGCCGCAACACGCTCTACGTCAACTCGATCCAGGCGTGGTGGACCAAGCGCCTGCCGGAGAGCTTCGGCGAGCAATACCAGCCCGCGCCAACGGTGTTCTTCGACCAGCAGGTCAACACCGGCTGCGGCGCGGCCGACTCCGGCGTCGGGCCGTTCTACTGCCCGGCCGACCACAAGGTCTACATCGACCTGACCTTCTACCAGGTGCTCGCCGACCAGCTCGGTGCCAAGGGCGAGTTCGCGCAGCCCTACGTGCTGGCACACGAATACGGGCACCACATCCAGTCGCTGATCGGCACCGAGGCGACGATGCGCCGCCAGCAGGAGCGCGACCCGGGCGACGCCAACGAGCTGTCGGTCAAGCTGGAGCTACAGGCCGACTGCTACGCCGGCGCCTGGGCCAAGAACGCGACCGGCACCGCCGACGCCGACGGTGACCCGATCTTCAAGAGCATCACCGACCAGGACATCAAGGAAGGCCTGGACACGGCCGCCGCGATCGGCGACGACACCCTGCAGAAGCAGGCCGGGCAGCAGGTCAACCCGGACGCCTTCACGCACGGCACGTCGGCGCAGCGGCAGCAGTGGTTCCGCACCGGCTACGACGGCGGCGACCCGAAGGCCTGCGACACGTTCGCCAAGTAA